In one window of Plasmodium berghei ANKA genome assembly, chromosome: 14 DNA:
- a CDS encoding palmitoyltransferase DHHC8, putative, whose translation MFITKEAKAPLLLPLYRVYESNNIFLCQGKVITGPNIFHLIFTYLIIIISVLPIYVIICPYIESFTILSSIITALTVFFILVLFFLTTTAFCDPGIIPKKNYVDLSLPKGRTAFTTAKINGTVIKQYWCVHCNHFKEPRSKHCYTCNNCVTKFDHHCVWLGNCIGIRNYRNFIFFILNLSILSTIICFTFIGIFVSLCIKEYEGVKIEAIYNIILEFPHIALYIIYTLVLSLLLTNLFIYHLKIILLNKTTYEDIQGSYAEGSPFDEGKFTNLKKFFLSPTSNKQIKWTECVKVTL comes from the exons atgtTTATAACAAAAGAGGCCAAAGCCCCTTTACTTTTACCATTATACAGAG tTTACGAAAgtaataacatttttttgtgtcaAGGAAAAGTAATAACAGGgccaaatatatttcatctAATATTcacatatttaattataataatttccGTTTTACCCATCTATGTAATTAT ATGCCCGTATATAGAAAGCTTTACAATATTGAGTTCCATCATAACCGCATTAACAGTCTTTTTTATTCtcgttttattttttttaacaacaACAGCATTTTGCGACCCTGGAAT AATTccaaagaaaaattatgttgACTTGTCTTTGCCAAAAGGAAGAA cGGCTTTCACTACtgcaaaaataaatggcACAGTCATAAAGCAATATTGGTGTG TTCACTGTAACCATTTCAAGGAACCACGAAGCAAGCATTGCTATACGTGCAACAATTGCGTCACGAAGTTTGATCATCACTGTGTCTg GTTAGGAAATTGTATAGGAATAAGAAATTATcgaaattttattttctttatattaaaCTTATCGATACTTTCAAcaataatatgttttacGTTTATCGGAATTTTTGTG AGTTTATGCATTAAAGAATATGAAGGAGTAAAAATAGAAgcaatttataatataatactcGAATTCCCacatat cgctttgtatataatttatacacTTGTTTTGTCTCTTTTATTAACCAACTTGTTTATTTaccatttaaaaattatactttTAAACAAGACGACATATGAAGATATTCAGGGATCGTATGCAGAAGGTAGTCCCTTTGATGAAg GAAAATTTACAAATCTAAAAAAGTTCTTTCTCTCTCCCACCAGCAATAA gCAAATAAAATGGACAGAATGTGTTAAAGTAACATTGTAA
- a CDS encoding 3',5'-cyclic nucleotide phosphodiesterase beta, putative, which produces MENTDTFKVNDKKSTINNEECKKGENRYSLTNKNRVISNKKGFIENMLNDNNENKIKNTENSNNNEKKITHKPSDLNRSEEINNGTIKKNSNLKKSSNANNKKYKKITLNNDIIDLKEYTPIKKNDSDIFQDDKPIDTYYSTEMNYNNENDKKLRNSSINWSSDDSYSVSSDSSYSNANNIKINNKENNTKISEYNCENITKGTVKDDNQFRHILIDIKNNNDDNNITRETIINNLDKKNGSNTFLYKPHKSLTLVDNLEKKNGAYTQFEDSGEDGQELCKLKKGNTYENNNRFFNMLRTNVYMSINKTIDENINTNDKDNKNRNRTNYNFNSLSSQFYENIKESNDSIKRYNETKTGKNKGLINIFEIFFYKIWKRSIIINKDICASNSKYETNTYKSSITSHYLKCNNENELISQLPLKFKDDTIESLYVLNLNNWISLKMIIIGIIMLILGIYIWALCIWSFRLDVWKHDSYIILLFNTLMSLNSIIFIFFIIVGFTELSKYAEFISYALFTAMVSIWGIWNIVTSLSLNNNFAIKETSYIFSSVETVYSLTYIYCFLPLVIMDVFFTSRTKYNWFIHVIFLVLNSISIITLRTRNPNLMPFVYVVFRIAVFVILSLFLYMGCYASEFQMRYFFYNILIIGCKLDKTELGINKNNKNNNKKFSSAIEDLILMIKECSKVMVDLENEPDINFNVHRKTSYCVNILERCLSTLTKTDNLYNVDYEFFDKLESKKFVEAYVSKEGSNFNSEQCSLDYKINTSLSYKNLICIDKVDMDKNHIKNFLKNINIPHVTNMIQLIDKNILSEWDFNCLKYFKKEKYPFFDINLSLMCTIEHNIPMNLIINFLAFVEKQYNNVPYHNTMHATMVTHKFFCLTKKLGIFDHIDYKIKLVMFISGICHDIGHPGYNNLFFINSFHPLSIIYNDISVLENYHASITFKILQLSQCNILKSFSEKEFRLIRLYIIELILSTDMKHHYEIISKFRIRRENEKFDYIKDDDDLLALMKMIIKSADISHGAVKWREHYKWCQRVLCEFYFQGDEELNNKMPISPLCDREKHNEVGQSQIAFLKFVVMPLFEEIAYIDNTQFVKNYCLKRLNRNRYMWDKFIKEEKEIKVFDPSKKSKKEKEDLKKVDKNQINNRKKSYIDLTLFFIKNISD; this is translated from the exons atggAAAATACAGATACATTCAAAGTAAATGACAAAAAAAGtactataaataatgaagaatGTAAAAAAGGTGAAAACCGATATTCTCTAACCAATAAGAATAGAGtaatatcaaataaaaaaggttttatagaaaatatgttaaatgataataacgaaaataaaataaaaaatactgagaattcaaataataatgaaaaaaaaattacacaTAAACCAAGTGATTTAAATAGATCTGAAGAAATTAATAATGggacaataaaaaaaaatagtaatttaaaaaaatcaagcaatgcaaataataaaaaatataaaaaaatcacattaaataatgatataatcgatttaaaagaatataccccaattaaaaaaaatgatagtGATATATTTCAGGATGATAAACCAATTGATACATATTATAGTACTGAAatgaattataataatgaaaatgataaaaaattgagGAATAGTTCAATTAATTGGAGCAGTGATGATTCATATAGTGTTAGTAGCGACTCTAGTTATTCTAatgcaaataatattaaaataaataataaagaaaataataccAAAATATCTGAATATAATtgtgaaaatataacaaaaggAACGGTGAAAGATGATAATCAGTTTAgacatattttaattgatataaaaaataacaatgatgataataatattacgCGAGAAAcgattataaataatttggaTAAGAAAAATGGAAGTAATACTTTTCTTTACAAACCTCACAAATCTTTAACTCTGGTAgataatttagaaaaaaaaaatggtgCTTATACACAATTTGAAGATAGTGGAGAAGATGGGCAGGAATTAtgcaaattaaaaaagggcaatacttatgaaaataataatagattTTTCAATATGCTTCGAacaaatgtatatatgagtataaataaaaccattgatgaaaatataaacacaaatgataaagacaataaaaataggaATCGAactaattataattttaacagTTTATCAAGccaattttatgaaaatattaaagaaTCAAATGATAGtataaaaagatataatgaaacaaaaacagggaaaaataaaggattaataaatatatttgaaatttttttttataaaatatggaaaagaagcataataataaataaagatatttGTGCTTCTAATAGTAAATATGAAAccaatacatataaaagtAGTATTACTAgtcattatttaaaatgcaataatgaaaatgagtTAATATCTCAATTACCgttaaaatttaaagatGATACAATAGAATCATTATATGTATTGAACTTGAATAATTGGAtttctttaaaaatgataattataGGAATAATTATGTTAATTCTGGGAATTTATATATGGGCATTATGTATATGGTCTTTTAGGTTGGATGTATGGAAACACGAcagttatattattttactttttaatACTTTAATGAGTTTAAActctattatatttatattttttataattgttGGATTTACTGAATTATCCAAATATGCAGAGTTTATTTCATATGCTCTATTTACTGCAATGGTAAGTATATGGGGGATATGGAATATAGTTACTAGTTTatcattaaataataattttgcaataaaagaaacatcgtatatattttcatccGTCGAAACCGTATATTCTTTGAcgtatatttattgtttcCTTCCGCTTGTAATTATGGACGTCTTTTTTACATCCAG AACAAAGTATAATTGGTTTATACATGTAATATTTCTAGTATTAAATTCGATTAGCATAATAACCCTTAGAACAAGGAACCCAAATTTGATGCCTTTTGTATATGt GGTTTTTCGTATTGCCGTATTTGTAATTCTTTCTCTATTTCTCTATATGGGATGTTATGCATCGGAGTTTCAAATGCGttactttttttacaatatattg ATAATTGGATGCAAATTAGACAAAACAGAATTGggcataaataaaaataacaaaaataataataaaaaattttcaagTGCAATAGAAGATTTAATTCTTATGATAAAAGag TGTTCTAAAGTTATGGTGGATCTGGAAAACGAACCTgacataaattttaatgttCATAGAAAAACATCCTATTGTGTCAACATTTTAGAACGTTGCCTATCAACACTTACAAAAACAGATAACCTTTATAATGTAGACTATGAATTTTTCGATAAACTTGAG AGCAAGAAATTTGTAGAAGCATATGTAAGTAAAGAAGGAAGTAATTTTAATAGTGAGCAATGCAGTTTagattataaaataaacaccTCCTTatcttataaaaatttgatatGTATTGATAAAGTTGATATGGATAAAaatcatattaaaaattttttaaaaaatataaatatacctCATGTTACTAATATGATTCAAttaattgataaaaatatattgtctGAATGGGATTTCAATTgcttaaaatattttaaaaaagaaaagtaTCCTTTTTTTGATATCAATTTATCATTAATGTGTACAATTGAGCATAACATACCAAtgaatttaattataaattttttagcATTTGTtgaaaaacaatataataacGTTCCATACCACAACACTATGCATGCTACTATG GTAACACAcaaatttttttgcttAACTAAGAAATTAGGCATATTTGACCACATTgattacaaaataaagcTAGTTATGTTTATATCAGGAATTTGCCATGATATAGGTCATCCCGGTTacaataatttgttttttattaatagtTTTCATCCATTAagtataatttataatgaTATTAGTGTACTTGAAAATTATCACGCATCTATaacttttaaaattttacaaTTAAGCCAgtgtaatattttaaaatcgTTCTCCGAAAAG GAATTTCGACTAATACGCTTATACATTATAGAACTAATTCTGAGTACAGATATGAAGCATCATTACGAAAtaatttcaaaatttaGGATAAGGagagaaaatgaaaaatttgattatataaaagaCGATGATGATTTATTAGcattaatgaaaatgattatTAAAAGTGCAGACATATCTCATGGAGCTGTTAAATGGAGGGAGCATTACAAATGGTGCCAAAGAGTATTATgtgaattttattttcaaggggatgaagaattaaataataaaatgccTATTTCTCCATTGTGCGATAGAGAAAAGCATAATGAAGTAGGACAATCACAAATTgcctttttaaaatttgtcGTTATGCCTCTATTTGAAGAAATAGCATATATAGATAATACCCAATTTGTCAA GAACTACTGTCTAAAAAGGTTAAATAGGAACCGCTACATGTGGgacaaatttataaaagaagaaaagGAAATCAAAGTTTTTGATCCatcaaaaaaaagcaaaaaagaaaaagaagacttaaaaaaagtggataaaaatcaaatcaataatcgaaaaaaaagttatattgatttaacattattttttataaaaaatatttctgaTTGA
- a CDS encoding cGMP-specific 3',5'-cyclic phosphodiesterase gamma, putative, whose translation MKHMFKNILCHKKDRHDKNDAIKKAFSLFSVPSNENERIIKFWPLKFKEKDEETLYIIKLCDNMYSKKYVILVFHLISLLLMYSICLIVGNINDLFSVLKLTYILLHAFTAINIILIIILHATHYIEMFKSIKGGIFIFYIMMIFIIWCSWLFILFNDIKDLLPVVVNVNNFLYATYANNKINIVLYFFAYLPIFYLITIIPCRICYSCAFDVLFFIMKVVIFSVYYLITMKSYILTDNIFMIISALAGSLFIFVIRYIIEIQSRLSFHNWNKQTKQIIKLKKTLREEKQKLSTTNIEEIYNLINDSIGSCYNENKKQKETDWSIVNNLEKILNILKEDNLFSPDLKTINKKSYNHIYGYIMDLKKDKEIINDKIESNEEPEGESESECVDESKEGSQIESIFESISDVKPKKKSDLAYASSYEEKENEILRYDFNMNMDKENISIDTWDTKFLDRKAPNCDAFIKIGYILLNKYYTSNQNISVKTLYSMLYEMKKGYNDVPYHNSIHAAMVTKHCSILITNLDTVNILKDNEMAAFLISALGHDIGHFGRTNMFLKNCSNFLSIIYNDKSILENYHCSYLFSILSKEEYNIFKKEDLKTLTNLRQQIIEVILATDMSKHIKILAQFRIKSIKIKSYIEKNIVLCLKMIIKAADLSHNCVDWSEHYLWVKRLVNEFYSEGDDLLERGFELNPLFDRKVHNNFIQIQRTFLRELVLPLISSLKTLDTSTITQLMLNQVKRNYSKWTKIEKDETKKAKYLNELLTDVPNSWNVAYVPNLSIYKL comes from the exons atgaaacatatgttcaaaaatatattatgtcaTAAAAAGGACAGACATGACAAAAATGATGCCATTAAAAAGgctttttctcttttttcaGTCCCTAGCAATGAAAACGAAAGaatcataaaattttgGCCTTTGAAGTTTAAGGAAAAGGACGAAGAAACTctgtatataataaaactatgcgataatatgtatagtaaaaaatatgttattcttgtttttcatttaatatcGCTGTTATTGATGTATTCAATTTGTCTAATTGTTGGGAATATCAACG ATTTGTTTTCAGTGCTAAAATTGACGTACATACTTTTACATGCATTTACCgcaattaatataatactaATTATAATACTACATGCTACACACTATATTGAAATGTTTAAGAGTATTAAAGGAGGAATTTTCATATTCTATATTATGAtg atatttatcatatggTGCTCATggctttttatattatttaatgatattaaGGATCTATTACCAGTTGTTGTAAACGTAAATAACTTTTTATATGCAACATatgcaaataataaaattaatattgttttgtatttttttgcatacCTCCCAATTTTCTATCTAATAACGATAATACCGTGCag AATATGCTATTCCTGCGCTTTTGATGTTCTATTCTTTATAATGAAGGTGGTAATTTTCTCCGTTTACTATCTAATTACAATGAAAAGTTATATCCTAACAGACAa cATCTTTATGATAATATCAGCTCTTGCAGGAagtctttttatttttgttataagatatattattgaGATTCAAAGCCGTTTATCATTTCATAATTGGAACAAACaaacaaaacaaattatcaaactaaaaaaaaccCTAAGGGAGGAGAAACAAAAACTGTCAACTACAAACATTGAAGAAATTTATAACTTAATTAACGAT TCCATAGGAAGTTGTTACAATGAGAACAAAAAGCAAAAGGAGACAGATTGGAGCATTGTGAacaatttagaaaaaattttaaatattttaaaagaggataatttattttctcctgatttaaaaactataaataaaaag aGTTATAACCACATATATGGTTATATTATGGATTTAAAAAAGGacaaagaaataataaatgataaaatagaaTCTAATGAAGAACCTGAGGGAGAATCAGAATCAGAGTGTGTTGATGAATCTAAGGAAGGATCACAAATTGAATCGATATTTGAATCAATCTCAGATGTGAAACCGAAGAAAAAATCCGATTTGGCATACGCAAGTAGCTATGAGGAAAAGGAAAACGAAATTTTGAGATATGACTTTAACATGAACATG gataaagaaaatataagcATCGATACATGGGACACCAAATTTTTGGATCGCAAAGCACCAAACTGTGAtgcatttattaaaattggatatattttattgaataaatattatacttctaatcaaaatatatctgTTAAAACTTTGTATTCCATGCTTtatgaaatgaaaaaaggATATAACGACGTTCCATACCATAATTCTATTCATGCAGCTAtg GTAACGAAACATTGCAGCATATTAATCACGAATTTAGATACTGTAAACATATTAAAAGATAATGAAATGGCTGCTTTCTTAATATCTGCTTTAGGACATGATATAGGACACTTTGGAAGAACAAACATGTTCCTCAAGAATTGCTCAAACTTTTTGAgcataatttataatgataaatcaATATTAGAGAATTATCATTGCTCATATCTATTTAGCATATTAAGCAAAGAAgagtataatattttcaaaaaggAAGATTTAAAAACACTAACAAACTTGAGACAACAAATAATAGAAGTAATTTTAGCAACTGATATGAGCAAgcatattaaaatattagcTCAATTTAGAATTAAGtcaattaaaataaaatcgtatattgaaaaaaatattgtgctttgtttaaaaatgataataaaagcTGCTGATTTGTCCCATAATTGTGTTGATTGGAGTGAACATTATTTATGGGTCAAAAGATTAGtaaatgaattttattcAGAAGGAGATGACTTATTAGAAAGAGGTTTTGAACTTAACCCATTATTTGATCGAAAAgttcataataattttatacaaattcAAAGAACATTTTTAAGAGAGCTTGTCTTACCCTTAATAAGTTCTCTAAAAACTCTTGACACTAGCACCATTACTCAATTAATGCTGAATCAAGTTAAACGTAATTATTCCAAATGGacaaaaattgaaaaagatgaaacaaaaaaagcaaaatatttaaatgaattattaaCTGATGTTCCCAATTCATGGAATGTTGCTTATGTACCAAATcttagtatatataaattataa
- a CDS encoding GPCR-like receptor SR25, putative, which produces MAKRHKLKITTLSIFFFVILTGIHTVFTIFNQNDWIKFYTSCSGEGDVKWELLYVLTILNSLILIININYKENIDKLNNKKTEISDINDDLINVDINEFSNNERDDSDDELEKEKRYNKLKIKNLYSISNSRICYYSMWILCYYFIYFLCFLSFLYGIRLFNNNLINIYTIRTCKIEKLENYIISENTFTSLYWVFINFNVFMSKYTDSFYAINYVNFNIEFSTKKKRTLFFLNYAYQLLLITYSIYKNVLLYKRGLYNLNQIVCSIIFLCLILYTIFEITYVLEINKPSYYSMPKLSYNYVWSIIYLFVIFISSVIFYFSVYSYSIKDTFVNFQTMLWLFFISLTYIKRKQLFITP; this is translated from the exons ATGGCTAAGAGGCATAAATTAAAGATTACTACGTTgtcgatttttttttttgtaatattaaCTGGGATTCATACCGTTTTTACCATATTTAACCAGAACGACT GGATCAAATTTTACACAAGTTGCTCAGGAGAAGGTGATGTAAAATGGGAACTACTATACGTTTTAACCATTTTGAACAGTCTTAtcttaataataaatataaattacaaagaaaatatagacAAACTGAATAATAAGAAGACTGAAATTAGTGATATAAATGatgatttaataaatgttGATATTAACGAGTTTAGTAATAATGAAAGAGATGACAGTGATGATGAActtgaaaaagaaaaaagatacaacaaattaaagataaaaaatctATATAGTATTAGTAATTCAAGAATTTGCTACTATAGTATGTGGATATTGtgctattattttatatacttcTTATGTTTCTTGAGCTTTTTATATGGTATCAGattatttaataacaatttaattaatatatatacaataagAACAtgtaaaattgaaaaattagaaaattatataatatcagAAAATACATTTACAAGTTTATATTGGGTATTTATCAACTTTAACGTATTTATGAGTAAATATACAGACTCCTTTTATGCAATTAATTatgtaaattttaatatcgAATTTAGtacaaaaaagaaaagaacattatttttcctAAATTATGCTTATCagttattattaataacttattcaatatataaaaatgtattattatataaaagagggttatataatttgaatCAAATTGTATGCTCAATTATTTTCCTttgtttaatattatataccaTTTTCGAAATTACATATGTcttagaaataaataagccATCTTATTACAGTATGCCGaaattatcatataattatgtatggtccattatttatttgtttgttatttttatttcatctgTTATATTCTATTTTTCTGTTTACTCATATTCTATAAAAGACACCTTTGTAAATTTTCAAACCATGCTATGgctttttttcatttcgtTAACATACATAAAAAGGAAACAATTGTTTATTACGCcgtaa